In one Williamwhitmania sp. genomic region, the following are encoded:
- the rplN gene encoding 50S ribosomal protein L14 — translation MIQQESRLTVADNSGAKEVLCIRVLGGTGMRYASIGDKIVVTVKSALPSSEIKKGTVTKAVIVRTSKEIRRPDGSYIRFDDNACVLLNAQGEIRGTRIFGPVARELRDKYMKIVSLAPEVL, via the coding sequence ATGATTCAGCAAGAAAGCAGATTAACCGTAGCCGATAACAGCGGAGCAAAGGAAGTGCTCTGCATCCGTGTGCTTGGAGGAACTGGTATGAGGTACGCTAGCATTGGTGATAAGATTGTTGTTACTGTTAAAAGTGCACTTCCTTCCAGTGAAATAAAGAAGGGTACTGTTACCAAGGCTGTTATTGTTAGAACGAGTAAAGAGATTCGTCGTCCTGATGGATCTTATATCCGATTCGACGACAACGCCTGTGTTCTCCTTAATGCACAAGGTGAAATCCGCGGAACCCGTATTTTTGGCCCTGTGGCCCGCGAACTGCGCGATAAATACATGAAAATTGTTTCGCTAGCACCGGAGGTGCTTTAA